A genomic stretch from Patescibacteria group bacterium includes:
- a CDS encoding phosphomannomutase/phosphoglucomutase produces the protein MTLVDPTIFKAYDIRGFYPSQINEDTAYTIARAVAYILKSKKCVIGKDVRLGSDAVYKSLIQGFLDSGCDVDYLGEVTSDSIYFAVGKYDYDLGIAITGSHNPKEYTGLKFTKKGVVPISGASGMEDIKNASIQNLSLASQVKGTLRELDLSLEYRDFVLSFIDKSKIAPLKICVDTGNGVAGETVLSVLSQLPCIVTSIYAEKDGNFPNHLPDPQKEENTRDLKKLVVDSKSDLGVSFDGDGDRMLIIDEKGNYLSGYYLTAMLAKIALKKHPGSKILHEPRLVWAIIDTIKENGGIPVMCRAGHSFIKEKMRAENVVFGGETTGHFFYKENYYADNGVISMLLFLEMLSQERKPLSEIIEKYSNKYPFAGEFNNKVSDPDLIISQIKANYSNRGYSLDETDGITVENGREWRFNVRKSNTEPLVRLNVEGKSKEIVDAKVKEVLNLIQN, from the coding sequence ATGACTCTCGTTGATCCAACTATTTTTAAGGCTTACGATATCCGTGGATTTTATCCATCTCAAATAAATGAGGATACAGCCTACACCATTGCCCGAGCGGTAGCTTACATATTGAAATCTAAAAAATGTGTTATTGGTAAAGATGTTCGGTTAGGATCTGATGCCGTCTACAAGAGCTTGATTCAGGGGTTCCTAGATTCTGGCTGTGATGTAGATTATCTAGGTGAAGTAACAAGCGATTCTATATATTTTGCTGTTGGCAAGTACGATTACGACTTGGGGATTGCAATTACTGGGTCTCATAACCCGAAAGAATATACTGGCCTTAAATTTACCAAAAAAGGGGTTGTTCCAATCTCTGGTGCAAGCGGAATGGAAGACATTAAAAACGCTTCAATTCAAAATCTTTCTTTGGCATCACAAGTCAAAGGAACTTTAAGAGAGCTCGATCTCTCTTTGGAATACAGAGACTTTGTTTTGTCCTTTATCGACAAATCAAAAATTGCCCCTCTAAAAATTTGTGTAGATACTGGAAACGGTGTGGCTGGGGAAACTGTACTTTCGGTACTTAGCCAGTTGCCGTGTATAGTTACCTCAATCTATGCCGAAAAAGATGGCAACTTTCCTAACCACTTACCAGATCCACAAAAAGAGGAAAATACTCGAGACTTAAAAAAACTGGTGGTTGATTCTAAGAGTGATCTTGGAGTCAGTTTTGATGGCGATGGAGATAGAATGCTTATTATTGATGAAAAGGGTAATTATTTGAGCGGTTATTATTTAACTGCCATGCTTGCCAAAATCGCACTTAAGAAACACCCGGGAAGTAAAATTCTTCATGAACCCCGCTTGGTTTGGGCAATAATTGACACCATAAAAGAAAATGGTGGCATACCAGTAATGTGTAGAGCCGGACATTCATTTATTAAAGAAAAAATGAGAGCAGAAAATGTTGTTTTTGGTGGAGAGACTACTGGACATTTTTTCTACAAAGAAAATTACTATGCTGATAATGGGGTCATTTCGATGTTGTTATTTTTGGAGATGCTATCCCAAGAACGCAAACCGTTGTCAGAGATTATTGAGAAGTATTCAAATAAATATCCTTTTGCTGGAGAGTTCAATAACAAAGTTTCCGACCCCGATTTAATAATTTCTCAAATTAAAGCCAATTATTCAAATCGTGGATATTCGTTGGACGAAACAGATGGGATTACAGTAGAAAATGGGCGGGAGTGGCGGTTTAATGTGCGAAAGTCCAATACCGAGCCACTCGTGCGCTTAAATGTAGAGGGAAAATCAAAAGAGATTGTTGATGCCAAGGTCAAAGAAGTGTTAAATTTAATCCAGAATTAA
- a CDS encoding phospho-N-acetylmuramoyl-pentapeptide-transferase, whose product MLKALALLILNVAVTTALYPFFINFLYKFSLRERVRHDGPKTHLIKQGTPTMGGLAFVLSVSLLTYLFNRQNSYGPFLAIITFLAGVFGLMEDLFKVYAKSHLQDVIRSSLIPVVSVSRITSKAYNKLLLPWDLFKEFWRTVGSATDVGLQTYQKFFLQSAIAIIASLVIYLQFGYSSLWLPFYGFLNLGIFYPVLIYFIFIIVLNSVAFTDGLDGLAGGLAIIACCFFLAIAQSQGKYQITVFLASFIGALLPFLYFNFYPARIFMGNVGSHTVGAVIALVAILLHREVALLLVGGVFLLDGASSIFQQLAVRFTGKRIFRMAPIHHHFEMLGWPETKVTTRFYLISAILGFVGLFISLL is encoded by the coding sequence ATGTTAAAAGCTCTCGCCCTTCTCATTTTAAATGTTGCTGTCACCACCGCCCTCTATCCTTTTTTTATTAACTTTTTATACAAATTTTCTTTGCGCGAAAGGGTGCGACACGACGGTCCCAAAACCCATTTAATTAAGCAGGGGACTCCTACAATGGGAGGTTTGGCGTTTGTTTTGTCTGTTTCGCTCTTAACTTACCTTTTTAACCGTCAAAACTCTTACGGGCCATTTTTGGCCATTATCACCTTTTTAGCTGGGGTTTTTGGGTTAATGGAGGATTTGTTTAAGGTTTATGCCAAGTCTCATCTGCAAGATGTTATTAGAAGCTCGCTCATTCCTGTGGTTTCGGTCTCAAGAATTACATCAAAGGCTTATAACAAACTGCTTTTGCCTTGGGACTTGTTCAAAGAATTTTGGAGAACTGTTGGAAGCGCCACTGATGTGGGTTTGCAAACCTATCAAAAATTCTTTTTGCAATCGGCAATTGCCATTATCGCCTCACTTGTCATCTATTTACAATTTGGTTACAGTAGTCTTTGGCTACCGTTTTATGGATTTCTAAATTTGGGAATATTTTACCCGGTCTTAATTTATTTTATTTTTATTATTGTTTTAAATTCGGTAGCTTTCACTGATGGGTTGGATGGTCTTGCTGGTGGCCTTGCCATTATCGCTTGCTGTTTTTTTCTGGCTATCGCTCAAAGCCAAGGCAAATACCAAATCACTGTGTTTTTGGCAAGTTTTATTGGAGCCTTGCTCCCCTTCTTGTATTTTAATTTTTACCCAGCCAGAATTTTTATGGGTAATGTGGGGTCGCATACTGTTGGGGCGGTAATTGCCTTGGTGGCAATTTTGCTCCATCGGGAGGTGGCGCTACTTTTAGTTGGAGGGGTGTTTTTGCTTGATGGGGCATCAAGCATTTTTCAACAGCTGGCAGTCCGTTTCACCGGTAAAAGAATTTTTAGAATGGCGCCAATTCACCACCATTTTGAAATGCTCGGCTGGCCCGAAACCAAAGTTACCACTCGCTTTTATCTCATCTCCGCAATTTTGGGTTTTGTGGGTCTTTTTATTTCGCTTTTATAA
- a CDS encoding PAS domain-containing sensor histidine kinase, with the protein MLTETNLYAFSLVIFFSLFIYVVVEARSEQKRFANLKLDYLKKQEYLSRKLYEISVLSQISERIGYSLSVQNIIDIIISSLGDLVGYTSVSYLYESDGKFNLKISLEESVGKKYLSEVKKNLLVAFFALNKIKLKNIPPDIETTITGAVISESQEVPSSFFNVPIFKKGRGVGLINISSLHFNLYTKDESVNTIFEIAKRASMALTKLSNLLDTEEQKLKSSVESLKDGVVFFDKDLKIIVINEAFQKMLGLKNANCNFYDVISKFPREINLKGAFDEATKLNKVTIFNEVYLKNKVVRLTVIPILDGAQIIGCAFSLQDITREMELVKMREDFTSMMIHDLRSPLTVIRGTSDLIEKRAKEISQEKKTELLWQIKDSAGSMLDIVNDLLDVAKLESGKFRLEKSHCNLTELINQKVVPYQNVMIGKNVKLTTKMPKTPVFIECDTEKIGRVVINLLSNAIKYTKDGSVTVSLTTSKSRATVAVKDTGVGISKSQIPLLFNKFQQLRAPVDPMQKGTGLGLVIAKGIIESHGGQIKVTSEEQKGSTFSFTLLLK; encoded by the coding sequence ATGCTAACGGAAACAAATTTATATGCTTTTTCTCTAGTAATATTTTTCTCCCTTTTTATCTATGTGGTTGTAGAGGCGCGGTCGGAGCAAAAGCGATTTGCTAATTTAAAATTAGATTATCTTAAAAAACAAGAGTACCTTTCGCGAAAGCTTTATGAAATTTCGGTTCTATCCCAAATTAGCGAACGCATTGGCTATTCTTTGTCGGTTCAGAACATCATTGATATTATAATCTCTTCTTTGGGGGATTTAGTTGGTTATACCTCGGTATCTTATCTCTACGAGTCCGATGGCAAATTTAATCTCAAAATATCTTTGGAAGAGTCGGTGGGAAAAAAATATCTTTCCGAGGTTAAGAAAAACCTTCTAGTCGCCTTTTTTGCGTTGAACAAAATTAAGTTAAAAAATATCCCACCTGATATAGAAACCACAATTACTGGAGCGGTTATTTCGGAAAGCCAAGAAGTTCCAAGCTCCTTTTTTAATGTTCCTATTTTTAAGAAAGGTCGCGGTGTGGGTCTAATAAATATTTCGTCGTTGCATTTTAATTTGTATACAAAGGACGAAAGCGTCAACACCATTTTTGAAATTGCCAAAAGGGCTTCCATGGCGCTTACTAAACTGTCTAATCTTTTAGATACCGAAGAGCAAAAGCTTAAAAGTTCGGTGGAAAGCTTAAAGGATGGGGTGGTGTTTTTTGATAAAGATTTAAAAATTATCGTCATTAATGAAGCTTTTCAAAAAATGTTGGGGCTTAAAAACGCCAACTGTAATTTTTATGATGTCATTAGCAAATTTCCTCGCGAGATAAATTTAAAAGGGGCGTTTGATGAAGCGACAAAGCTTAATAAGGTTACAATATTTAACGAAGTCTACTTAAAAAACAAGGTGGTGCGGTTAACCGTAATCCCAATTTTAGATGGGGCGCAAATCATTGGCTGCGCCTTCTCCTTGCAGGATATTACTCGCGAAATGGAGTTGGTTAAAATGCGCGAAGACTTTACCAGTATGATGATTCATGATCTGCGATCCCCTTTAACTGTAATTCGCGGAACTTCGGATTTAATCGAAAAGCGAGCCAAAGAAATCTCGCAGGAAAAAAAGACAGAATTACTCTGGCAAATTAAAGATTCAGCGGGAAGCATGCTTGATATCGTAAACGACTTGTTAGATGTGGCAAAACTAGAATCGGGTAAATTTAGATTGGAAAAATCTCATTGTAATCTCACGGAACTTATAAATCAAAAGGTTGTGCCTTATCAAAATGTTATGATTGGGAAAAATGTCAAGCTGACAACAAAAATGCCCAAAACACCAGTGTTTATTGAGTGCGATACAGAAAAAATTGGGCGGGTTGTCATAAATTTACTATCAAACGCCATTAAATATACTAAAGATGGTAGCGTCACTGTAAGTTTAACGACAAGCAAAAGCCGTGCCACTGTTGCGGTCAAAGACACGGGAGTAGGAATTTCCAAAAGCCAGATTCCCCTATTGTTTAATAAATTTCAGCAATTGCGAGCTCCAGTTGACCCGATGCAAAAAGGAACCGGTTTGGGTTTGGTCATCGCCAAGGGTATAATAGAGTCTCATGGAGGACAAATTAAAGTTACCAGTGAGGAGCAAAAAGGCAGTACCTTTTCGTTCACCCTGCTTCTAAAATGA
- a CDS encoding histidine phosphatase family protein: MIDPAIFAKYPKQKIDQAIAYLSYRDIKELPKDENPNFPILYVFRHGQTEDNANFLFSGWRDSDLTELGVKQAGVLADKLAHKKIGLLYSSDQIRAIKTVEIAISKNESAKSLKIFQDPRIKERSYGDLQGTSKLVMQLENPTKLLEYRRSYFVQPPNGESIAQVVLRVKDFIEDLFLIMRAKKYNVAVSCHGNSIRGFRQYFEGLSNEETASLETPLGQDYLAYSVHDEKRI, translated from the coding sequence ATGATTGATCCTGCAATATTTGCCAAATATCCCAAACAAAAAATTGATCAGGCAATTGCCTATTTAAGTTACCGCGATATAAAAGAGCTTCCCAAAGATGAGAATCCGAACTTTCCAATTCTTTATGTTTTTAGACATGGGCAAACAGAAGACAATGCCAATTTTTTATTTAGTGGTTGGCGCGATTCCGATCTAACTGAACTTGGAGTTAAGCAAGCGGGGGTGTTAGCGGATAAATTAGCCCACAAAAAAATTGGTTTGTTATATTCATCGGATCAAATCCGCGCCATAAAAACAGTCGAGATCGCGATTTCTAAAAACGAGTCGGCAAAATCTTTAAAGATTTTTCAGGATCCCAGAATTAAAGAGCGAAGTTATGGAGATTTGCAAGGGACAAGCAAGCTCGTAATGCAACTTGAGAATCCAACAAAGCTTTTGGAATATCGCAGGTCTTACTTTGTTCAACCTCCAAACGGAGAAAGTATCGCACAAGTGGTATTAAGGGTTAAAGATTTTATCGAAGATTTATTTCTTATCATGAGGGCAAAAAAGTATAATGTAGCTGTTTCTTGCCACGGAAACTCTATAAGAGGTTTCAGGCAGTATTTTGAAGGTTTATCCAACGAAGAAACGGCATCGCTTGAAACCCCGCTGGGGCAGGATTATTTGGCGTATTCTGTACACGATGAAAAAAGAATTTAA
- the eno gene encoding phosphopyruvate hydratase (catalyzes the formation of phosphoenolpyruvate from 2-phospho-D-glycerate in glycolysis), whose product MKIAKISSRKILDSRNAWTIETTMTTKEGVVSLSSVPSGTSTGSSEAKTVPAEQAVSFVEEMFLDIRGKDFKTLLDFDNHLLALDGTPDKSRFGANSILSLSIAFARAHALTKKAPLYKYLNEVAYLSGNFKIPKIQALIFEGGKHSSGKMDIQEFSIVCDSISDAVSLYGKAKIRLEEARLSTDVGLEGAFSPDSFDNKDALVFLSQLLSISPISHIPPAQNASRIEAGKLISLDIAQANRKRLDLNYPQLLTDYPILSLEDPLGEEDWEGWTKLNAQIGNKVLIIGDDLTTTNPARIQRAIDEKCIGGVIIKPNQIGTVSETLTAVSVAKSAGIKVVVSHRSGETNDDFIADLAVGVEADFVKFGAPARGERIAKYNRLLEIQGDLFLSLV is encoded by the coding sequence ATGAAAATTGCCAAAATTAGCTCGCGTAAAATTTTAGACTCCCGTAACGCCTGGACCATAGAAACAACCATGACCACAAAAGAAGGTGTTGTTTCTCTATCCTCTGTTCCCTCTGGAACTTCCACAGGTTCCAGCGAAGCTAAAACGGTACCTGCTGAACAAGCGGTGTCTTTTGTGGAGGAGATGTTTTTGGACATTAGAGGAAAGGATTTTAAGACTCTGTTGGACTTTGATAATCATTTATTAGCCTTGGACGGCACACCCGATAAATCCCGTTTTGGCGCCAATAGCATTTTATCTTTAAGTATAGCTTTTGCTAGAGCGCATGCTTTAACAAAAAAAGCACCCCTTTACAAATATCTTAATGAAGTAGCCTATTTAAGCGGAAATTTTAAAATTCCAAAAATACAAGCTTTAATTTTTGAAGGAGGAAAGCACTCTAGTGGCAAAATGGACATTCAAGAATTTAGCATTGTTTGCGACTCTATTTCCGATGCGGTTTCTCTTTACGGGAAAGCTAAAATAAGGTTGGAAGAGGCTCGTTTGTCAACAGATGTAGGTCTGGAGGGCGCCTTTAGTCCCGATAGTTTTGATAACAAAGATGCTCTTGTCTTTCTCTCTCAACTTCTTTCTATTTCTCCTATTTCCCATATTCCCCCCGCCCAAAACGCTTCGCGTATTGAGGCGGGCAAGCTTATTTCCCTCGACATAGCTCAGGCAAATAGGAAGCGATTGGATCTCAATTATCCCCAATTGTTAACAGATTACCCAATACTGTCTTTAGAAGATCCCCTTGGCGAAGAAGATTGGGAAGGTTGGACGAAACTAAACGCGCAAATTGGGAATAAGGTATTAATAATTGGGGATGATTTAACGACAACAAATCCAGCGAGAATTCAAAGGGCGATTGACGAAAAATGCATTGGGGGAGTAATTATTAAACCAAATCAGATAGGAACTGTCTCCGAGACGCTAACTGCGGTAAGTGTTGCCAAATCGGCGGGAATTAAGGTAGTTGTCAGTCACCGATCTGGTGAAACCAACGACGACTTTATTGCGGATTTGGCAGTAGGTGTAGAGGCAGATTTCGTCAAATTTGGAGCTCCTGCGCGGGGCGAAAGAATTGCTAAATATAACCGATTACTGGAAATTCAAGGGGATCTCTTTCTCTCGTTAGTTTAA
- a CDS encoding zinc ribbon domain-containing protein has protein sequence MEQNKQKKKSFWFWKIDEDDLKKQVENYQTLKITRSYRGMSFLIISALLGFSLLLSFFGAYVDPTAMIWGILIYLPILFFVFKGRRWAIVLLMIMWTFEKGYNLYEIGQGGGGSVIMPIIWWLIVMPYFWKALVVENKRRKLVPALKDLSGSVFCHKCGEQLETNSKFCSKCGVKVQSPIMSE, from the coding sequence ATGGAACAAAATAAACAAAAAAAGAAAAGTTTCTGGTTTTGGAAAATTGATGAAGATGACTTAAAGAAACAAGTTGAGAATTATCAGACTCTTAAAATTACCAGGTCGTATCGTGGAATGTCGTTTTTGATAATTTCCGCACTTCTTGGCTTTTCACTTCTGTTAAGTTTTTTTGGTGCTTATGTAGACCCTACAGCTATGATTTGGGGAATACTCATTTACTTACCCATTTTGTTTTTTGTATTCAAAGGTCGTCGTTGGGCGATTGTTCTTTTAATGATCATGTGGACATTTGAAAAGGGCTATAACCTTTATGAAATTGGGCAAGGTGGGGGTGGGAGTGTTATCATGCCAATTATTTGGTGGCTTATCGTTATGCCTTATTTTTGGAAAGCATTGGTGGTTGAGAATAAAAGACGAAAACTTGTACCAGCATTGAAAGACCTTTCCGGGTCGGTATTTTGTCATAAGTGTGGCGAACAATTAGAAACTAATTCGAAATTCTGTTCAAAGTGTGGAGTAAAAGTGCAGTCACCAATTATGAGTGAATAA
- a CDS encoding carbohydrate kinase family protein translates to MKKEFNIITIGGATQDIFLISNQYQVKDGKLQLDWGEKFLADRLFTDVGGGACNSAVGFSRLGLSVAFWGKVGMDIPGQVIAQRLKEEKVSIKLLVIDEKAQTSTSAVLVGKGGERAIVMYRGDNDDLLTHTPSFDLFTQTEWIYLSDLGAHTESFTFKILDLVTNNNSKLAFVPGQHQLKQGIEALKPILSKSTILILNIYEAYQLLYGSYPGEEKESCHTNEGNILKMLKEFYQLGPRYVVITRDKCGVSAYDGRSSYQEASPAVDKVTDTTGAGDAFASAFITAIIKEKDIRTALSWGNKNAGSVIASYGAQYGLLKLSQLE, encoded by the coding sequence ATGAAAAAAGAATTTAATATTATTACTATCGGTGGAGCAACACAGGATATTTTCTTAATCTCTAATCAATATCAAGTCAAAGACGGCAAACTCCAATTGGATTGGGGGGAAAAGTTCTTAGCCGATAGGCTTTTTACTGATGTTGGAGGTGGGGCGTGCAATTCGGCGGTGGGTTTTTCGCGATTGGGGCTTTCTGTTGCCTTTTGGGGCAAGGTCGGCATGGACATTCCGGGGCAGGTGATTGCCCAAAGGCTTAAAGAAGAAAAAGTTTCGATCAAGCTATTGGTAATAGACGAGAAAGCTCAAACATCCACTAGCGCGGTTTTGGTTGGTAAAGGTGGGGAACGAGCAATTGTAATGTACCGAGGCGACAACGACGATCTTCTAACCCATACTCCTAGCTTTGATTTGTTTACCCAAACGGAGTGGATATATCTCTCCGATCTTGGTGCTCATACCGAAAGCTTTACCTTTAAAATTTTAGATTTGGTTACAAACAATAATAGTAAGTTGGCGTTTGTGCCGGGGCAACATCAACTAAAACAAGGAATTGAAGCGCTCAAGCCCATACTTTCTAAGTCAACTATCTTAATTCTTAATATCTATGAGGCGTACCAATTGCTTTACGGATCCTATCCAGGGGAGGAGAAGGAGTCTTGCCATACCAATGAAGGAAATATCTTAAAAATGCTTAAGGAATTTTATCAATTAGGTCCAAGATACGTTGTGATAACGCGAGATAAGTGTGGGGTTTCGGCTTACGATGGAAGGTCATCCTATCAGGAAGCTTCTCCTGCCGTGGATAAAGTTACTGATACAACTGGGGCAGGAGATGCGTTTGCTAGCGCTTTTATTACGGCAATTATCAAAGAAAAAGATATTAGGACGGCTTTAAGTTGGGGTAACAAGAATGCAGGATCCGTTATAGCTTCTTACGGAGCACAATATGGACTTTTAAAACTATCTCAACTAGAATAA
- a CDS encoding trypsin-like peptidase domain-containing protein — protein sequence MFCKNCGQQVKAGSKFCKNCGQEIKFGRFAIFRVNFFGWLKDHRKGFLIALGIVVFIAILGIYDESSNTNTSSNYSATQTISYDQNEIVASVVNIFCPSTVSEEEASGGSGTIISEDGLILTNSHIIPQDEINIHVDEQGCLVVLPDPTTGQAKDIYLAHPIVLPELSDKYDLAFMEIYSSYYDVETGEYSSVYPRKFPSFDDTTRCNNENIQLGEPIRIFGYPAISGGYSLTITDGVVSSFPGDSLIVTSAKISYGNSGGLAVDRNGCMIGVPSMVSSDEVESLGVIISMDLVNQFSEEVTTYIDSLK from the coding sequence ATGTTTTGCAAAAATTGTGGGCAACAAGTTAAAGCTGGTAGTAAATTTTGCAAGAATTGCGGACAAGAAATTAAATTCGGCAGGTTCGCAATTTTCAGGGTCAATTTTTTTGGATGGTTGAAAGATCATCGCAAGGGTTTTTTAATTGCTCTTGGCATTGTTGTTTTTATAGCTATCTTAGGAATTTACGACGAATCTTCAAACACCAATACTTCTTCAAATTATTCAGCTACACAAACCATCTCATATGATCAAAATGAAATTGTGGCTTCGGTAGTTAATATATTTTGTCCGAGTACGGTTTCCGAAGAAGAAGCAAGTGGTGGATCTGGCACAATAATTAGTGAAGATGGTTTAATTCTTACAAACTCACATATTATTCCGCAAGATGAAATAAATATCCATGTTGATGAGCAGGGTTGTTTAGTCGTTCTTCCCGATCCAACGACGGGGCAAGCAAAAGATATTTATTTAGCACATCCGATTGTACTTCCAGAGTTGAGTGATAAATATGATTTAGCATTTATGGAAATATATTCTTCCTATTATGATGTGGAAACAGGCGAATATTCTAGTGTTTATCCGAGAAAATTTCCGAGCTTTGACGATACAACGCGTTGCAATAATGAGAATATTCAGCTTGGAGAACCAATCCGTATTTTTGGATATCCAGCAATTAGCGGTGGTTATTCCTTGACAATCACCGATGGCGTTGTAAGTAGTTTTCCTGGTGATAGCTTGATAGTGACTTCAGCAAAAATTAGCTATGGAAATTCAGGTGGTTTAGCAGTTGATAGAAATGGATGTATGATTGGCGTGCCATCAATGGTAAGTTCCGACGAGGTTGAAAGTTTGGGCGTTATAATTTCAATGGATTTAGTAAACCAATTTTCCGAAGAAGTTACGACATATATTGATAGTTTGAAATAG
- the ppsA gene encoding phosphoenolpyruvate synthase, with translation MFGKQKFTLEFSKISKKDIPLAGGKGANLGEMYNAGFPVPPGFVVTATAYYHFLDKTSLREKIKTETKALDISNSQALETCATNIKTAILKARMPSEIEKQIKDSYIKLSGNKDRFVAVRSSATAEDLPDASFAGQQESYLNVLGWEDVVARVQDCWASLFSARAIFYRQEQGFDHFKVGIAVPIQAMIESEVSGIMFSVNPMTNNKTQISIEAGYGLGQTIVSGEVTPDQFLVSKYDFKILEKHIAKQSWQLTRKGKIPISRVYQEKQKLSDDLVVRLAKIGKAIEDHYKFPQDMEWGMEAGRLYIVQSRPVTTLSNESADLFSIKSGGSQAILEGLGASPGAKSGKVRILKSPKEVSKIKVGEVLVATMTNPDFVPAMKKACAIVTDQGGRTSHAAIVSRELGIPCVVGTSLATKILKNGEVVSVDGTTGRVFEGSLEGKKLEKIHEFTKFKDTKTATKVYVNLGEPELAQEVAAKNCDGVGLFRAEFLMAQIGDHPRKIIKDGKQKEFIEKMATGMKQIAESFYPRPVVYRASDFRTNEFRNLAGGAEFEGQEQNPMIGFRGVSRYVAEKSVFEMELEAIKVVRNKMGFKNLHLMLPFVRTPGELMDCKKIIAENGLRRGPNFNLWIMVEVPATVIILEKFIDVGIDGVSIGSNDLTQLILGLDRDNEKVAHLYDERNEAVMWAIERTVTVCKKFGVTSSICGQAPSDYPEMVKRLVGLGVTSVSVSIDALDQTRGIVYKAEEELVKSRKKL, from the coding sequence ATGTTTGGAAAACAAAAATTTACTTTAGAATTCTCTAAAATTAGCAAAAAAGACATTCCGCTTGCCGGTGGCAAAGGGGCTAATCTGGGAGAAATGTATAATGCGGGTTTTCCGGTTCCGCCTGGTTTTGTTGTTACTGCAACTGCCTACTACCACTTTTTAGATAAAACCTCATTGCGCGAAAAAATTAAAACCGAGACCAAGGCTTTGGATATTTCCAATTCCCAGGCCTTAGAAACTTGCGCTACCAACATTAAAACGGCAATCTTAAAAGCGCGCATGCCCTCAGAAATTGAAAAGCAAATTAAAGACAGCTATATTAAACTGTCGGGAAATAAAGATCGCTTCGTTGCGGTTAGATCGTCGGCTACGGCAGAGGATTTGCCCGACGCCTCGTTTGCTGGTCAGCAAGAAAGTTACCTAAATGTTTTGGGGTGGGAAGATGTTGTAGCAAGAGTTCAAGATTGCTGGGCATCGCTTTTTTCGGCGCGGGCTATTTTTTACCGTCAAGAGCAGGGGTTTGACCATTTTAAGGTGGGGATTGCGGTTCCGATTCAGGCAATGATCGAAAGCGAAGTTTCGGGAATAATGTTTTCGGTCAATCCTATGACCAACAATAAAACTCAAATTTCCATAGAAGCAGGTTACGGCTTAGGTCAGACAATTGTCTCTGGGGAAGTCACCCCTGACCAATTTTTAGTTTCTAAATATGACTTTAAAATTTTAGAAAAACATATTGCTAAGCAATCGTGGCAGCTTACCCGTAAAGGAAAAATTCCTATTTCTCGTGTTTACCAAGAAAAGCAAAAGTTATCCGACGATCTGGTGGTTCGCCTTGCCAAGATTGGAAAAGCCATCGAAGACCACTACAAATTTCCGCAGGATATGGAATGGGGAATGGAAGCGGGTCGTTTGTACATTGTCCAAAGCAGACCAGTAACAACTCTTTCAAACGAAAGCGCCGACCTATTTTCTATAAAATCTGGTGGTTCTCAAGCAATTCTTGAGGGTTTGGGGGCATCTCCTGGAGCTAAGTCTGGAAAGGTCAGAATTTTAAAAAGCCCCAAAGAAGTCTCTAAAATTAAGGTTGGTGAGGTTTTAGTTGCCACAATGACCAACCCTGACTTTGTTCCCGCTATGAAAAAAGCTTGCGCTATTGTAACCGATCAAGGAGGTAGAACATCACATGCGGCGATTGTTTCGCGGGAATTGGGAATTCCTTGTGTAGTTGGAACAAGTTTAGCTACTAAAATTCTTAAAAATGGGGAAGTGGTCAGTGTTGACGGAACGACGGGAAGGGTTTTCGAGGGATCATTAGAAGGAAAAAAACTAGAAAAAATTCACGAATTTACTAAGTTTAAAGACACCAAAACAGCCACAAAGGTTTATGTAAATTTGGGAGAGCCAGAACTTGCCCAAGAAGTAGCCGCCAAAAATTGTGATGGTGTGGGACTCTTTCGCGCCGAGTTTCTAATGGCGCAAATTGGGGATCATCCCCGAAAAATTATTAAAGATGGCAAGCAGAAAGAATTTATCGAAAAAATGGCAACGGGAATGAAGCAAATTGCTGAGTCATTTTACCCCCGACCCGTGGTTTATCGCGCCAGCGATTTTAGAACCAATGAATTTAGAAATTTAGCTGGTGGGGCAGAGTTCGAAGGACAAGAGCAAAATCCCATGATTGGTTTTAGAGGAGTATCTCGCTACGTTGCCGAAAAATCAGTTTTTGAAATGGAGCTTGAGGCGATAAAAGTGGTACGTAATAAAATGGGTTTTAAAAATTTGCATTTGATGTTGCCCTTTGTTCGCACACCAGGAGAATTAATGGATTGCAAAAAGATAATTGCAGAAAACGGGCTTCGTCGCGGTCCTAATTTTAATCTTTGGATTATGGTAGAAGTTCCCGCGACAGTAATAATCTTGGAAAAATTTATTGATGTGGGAATAGACGGCGTATCCATCGGCTCTAACGATCTTACCCAGTTAATACTAGGTCTTGATCGGGATAATGAAAAGGTAGCGCACTTATACGATGAACGAAACGAGGCTGTGATGTGGGCTATCGAAAGAACAGTTACAGTCTGTAAAAAATTTGGGGTAACATCATCCATTTGCGGTCAAGCCCCTTCGGATTATCCCGAAATGGTTAAAAGGTTGGTGGGGCTTGGTGTTACCTCCGTTTCGGTAAGTATTGACGCTTTAGACCAAACCCGCGGAATTGTCTACAAAGCTGAAGAGGAACTTGTTAAATCCCGTAAAAAATTGTAG